The Methanophagales archaeon genome segment GAAGTTCTCAACCTCCTCGCTCTTGCTCTCTGTAACTTTTATCCCAAATTTCCTCGCTATCGCCCATGCGTTCACATAATTCACCCCATCGGTGAACCACGATAGAAAACTCTTCAACATCGCTCCGGTAATTAACCTCGTATCCATGCTCGCTACCCCTAGCTCACCCTCGTACGAAGCATTAAACGCCTCTATTCGACTGGTCTTTGGCATGAGCTGTGCACTCAGTCGCCCCAGCTTCTCCGCCAGTACCAGATACGGCTTTATCACGCCCATTAACTCCTCTTCCACGTATATCATGTTCACTGCATTTCGCACCGGTTTATTCTCCAGTGCTCTTATCACCTCATCCGCAATGACAATAGCAGCAGCTCTCTGTGCCTCCTCCGTTGACGCGCCCAAATGTGGTGTGACTATAACCGAATCAAGCTTGAGTAAATCGCTATCCATAGGTGGTGGTTCCTGTTCAAAGACATCAAGGGCAGCACCTGCTACTTTGCCACTCTTTATCGCTTCTACCAGTGCATTCTCATCTATTATACCGCCACGAGCACAATTAATAATCCTAACACCTTCTTTCATCTTTTCAAACTCGTCCTTACCGATGAGATGATATGTATCTTTCATCAATGGTGTGTGAATTGTGATGAAATCAGAAATAGATAGGACTTCAGAGAAGCCCATGAGTGAAACACCAAGCTCACCTGCTTTCTCCTGTGATATAAAAGGGTCATAAGCGACAACTCGCATCCCAAGCCCTTTTGCCCTCTTCGCTACTTCTCCGCCCACTCGTCCTAATCCTATTATGCCCAATACCTTACCGTTCACCTCTACCCCCATATACTTCTTCCTTGACCATTCACCTGATTTCAACGATTGATTTGCAGCGGGTATCTTCCTCGATAGGCTGAGCAGCATTCCTATGGTATGTTCCGCTGCCGATATCGTATTTGCACCCGGAGCATTCACCACCATTATCCCCCGTTCCGTCGCCGAGTCAACATCTATATTATCCACTCCTACTCCCGCTCGACCTATCACCTTCAACTTGGTACCTGCTTCTATCACCTCTCTCGTCACTTTCGTACCACTGCGTACAATTAAGGCATCATAACCCGCAATACGAGCTTTTAACTCCTCTTCGCTCACTCCCACCTGAATTTCTACATCTCCAAACTCACGCAGCTTCCTTATACCCTCCTCTGAGATATGGTCTGTTATTAATATCTTAGTCTCAGCCCTTTTGTTCTCTTTCTCTTCCATTGCTCATACTCATTGCTCCTGTTTGTCTCTATGCCTATTTATAACAAATGAGGATAAGTAAAATATGTAATATGTATATGTTGTGGATTAGAATTAATAGATGCATAGACGCACTGATGGTTGCAGTTGCAGGTTGATGATCACCGAAGAATTGATAAAGGAAGTAACGGTAACAATCTTGAGTAAGGCTGAAACGAGCTTGCCGGGAGATGTAAAAGAAGCATTAGCTCGTGCATACCACGAGGAGACGGACGAGATAGCAAGAGTGCAGTTGAAGGCAATGCTTGAGAATGTAAAACTCGCAGAAGAACTCCATAGACCTTTATGTCAGGATACGGGCATTCCTCTCTTCTTTATTAGGCTCGGTCATTGTGATAATATCTCACTTGTGGATATCGAGCGTGGTATAAGAGCGGGTGTGAAGGAAGCAACAGAGGCAATCCCCCTGCGACCGAACGTGGTGGACCCAATAACAAGGAAAGGAGAAGGTAACACAGGCAACGGTATACCGCATGTGAATTAC includes the following:
- a CDS encoding phosphoglycerate dehydrogenase; its protein translation is MEEKENKRAETKILITDHISEEGIRKLREFGDVEIQVGVSEEELKARIAGYDALIVRSGTKVTREVIEAGTKLKVIGRAGVGVDNIDVDSATERGIMVVNAPGANTISAAEHTIGMLLSLSRKIPAANQSLKSGEWSRKKYMGVEVNGKVLGIIGLGRVGGEVAKRAKGLGMRVVAYDPFISQEKAGELGVSLMGFSEVLSISDFITIHTPLMKDTYHLIGKDEFEKMKEGVRIINCARGGIIDENALVEAIKSGKVAGAALDVFEQEPPPMDSDLLKLDSVIVTPHLGASTEEAQRAAAIVIADEVIRALENKPVRNAVNMIYVEEELMGVIKPYLVLAEKLGRLSAQLMPKTSRIEAFNASYEGELGVASMDTRLITGAMLKSFLSWFTDGVNYVNAWAIARKFGIKVTESKSEEVENFSSMITLTLRTRGDAGGGLSKTVSGTLFGKGDIRIVGLDNYRIDASPSGFMLICSFIDKPRVIGPVCTILGDHNINIAGMQVGREKVGGKAVMVLNVDSSVGIEPIEEIKKVPNIIDVKLVRL